The proteins below are encoded in one region of Amycolatopsis magusensis:
- a CDS encoding phosphate/phosphite/phosphonate ABC transporter substrate-binding protein, which translates to MRIPLFAAAALSAALVLAGCGASAENASPTCPNGEVRFGVEPFEDPQKLTPAAKVLADALSEQLSCSVELSITEDYSAEVLAMENGRLDIAIFGPLGYVFASKRADAEAIVSFGDAQGALSTYTAGIWVPADSPITSVEQLRGHTLALGSVGSTSGDALPRKAIADAGLKEADVRIDYAGGHPEALLALTNGKVDAAQLNSQQQASATAAGTFDASKYRQVWKSEPIPNDPITVRGDLDPAFKQAVRDALLNLPPKAVGDIGALLDVSPPGKLVPVDEKTYQPLFDLATTLGLTEGDV; encoded by the coding sequence TTGCGCATCCCCCTGTTCGCCGCTGCCGCCTTGTCGGCCGCGCTGGTGCTCGCAGGCTGCGGCGCGAGCGCCGAGAACGCTTCCCCGACCTGCCCGAACGGCGAGGTCCGGTTCGGTGTCGAACCGTTCGAGGACCCGCAGAAGCTCACTCCCGCCGCCAAGGTCCTCGCCGACGCGCTGTCCGAGCAGCTGTCCTGCTCCGTGGAGCTGTCGATCACCGAGGACTACTCCGCCGAGGTCCTCGCGATGGAGAACGGCAGGCTGGACATCGCGATCTTCGGCCCCCTCGGCTACGTGTTCGCCAGCAAGCGGGCCGACGCCGAAGCGATCGTGTCGTTCGGCGACGCGCAGGGCGCGCTGTCCACCTACACGGCGGGCATCTGGGTGCCCGCAGACTCGCCGATCACCTCCGTGGAGCAGCTTCGCGGCCACACGCTCGCGCTCGGCTCGGTCGGCTCCACCTCCGGCGACGCCCTGCCGCGCAAGGCGATCGCGGACGCCGGACTGAAGGAAGCCGACGTGCGCATCGACTACGCGGGCGGGCACCCGGAGGCGTTGCTGGCGCTCACGAACGGCAAGGTCGACGCCGCCCAGCTCAACTCCCAGCAGCAGGCCAGCGCCACCGCGGCAGGCACGTTCGACGCGTCGAAGTACCGGCAGGTCTGGAAGTCCGAACCGATCCCGAACGACCCGATCACCGTGCGCGGCGACCTGGACCCGGCGTTCAAGCAGGCCGTCCGCGACGCGCTGCTCAACCTGCCGCCGAAGGCCGTCGGTGACATCGGCGCGCTGCTCGACGTCTCTCCCCCAGGCAAGCTCGTGCCGGTCGACGAGAAGACCTACCAGCCGCTGTTCGACCTGGCCACCACGCTCGGGCTGACCGAGGGTGACGTCTGA
- a CDS encoding phosphonate ABC transporter ATP-binding protein — translation MLALTGISVRYGDRRVLHDVDVTVVRGELLTVLGANGSGKSTLLRAAAGLVPTESGTVTVAGRPRGRLDVAMVFQQIHLVRRRSVLDNVCCGALGRLSLRRSMLPALFPREVREEAMACLDRVGLADRAHDRAGSLSGGQQQRVAIARALCQRAGVVLADEPVSALDPAAAEQVMALLAELAHTEGLAVLAVLHQPALAARHADRLVGLRAGHVVLDGAPDQPVDDLYRERVAA, via the coding sequence ATGCTGGCACTGACCGGGATCAGCGTCCGCTACGGCGACCGGCGCGTCCTGCACGACGTGGACGTCACCGTCGTGCGCGGTGAACTGCTCACGGTGCTCGGCGCCAACGGCTCGGGCAAGTCCACGCTGCTGCGAGCCGCGGCCGGCCTCGTGCCCACGGAGAGCGGCACGGTCACCGTCGCCGGCCGTCCACGCGGGCGGCTCGACGTCGCGATGGTGTTCCAGCAGATCCACCTCGTGCGCCGCAGGAGCGTGCTGGACAACGTGTGCTGTGGTGCGCTGGGCAGGCTGTCGCTGCGCCGCTCGATGCTGCCCGCCTTGTTCCCGCGCGAGGTGCGGGAGGAAGCGATGGCCTGCCTCGACCGCGTCGGCCTCGCCGACCGCGCGCACGACCGGGCAGGCAGCCTGTCCGGCGGCCAGCAGCAGCGGGTCGCCATCGCACGGGCACTGTGCCAGCGGGCAGGCGTGGTCTTGGCCGACGAGCCGGTCTCGGCACTGGACCCGGCGGCGGCGGAACAGGTCATGGCCCTGCTCGCCGAACTGGCGCACACGGAAGGGCTGGCGGTGCTCGCCGTGCTGCACCAGCCCGCACTCGCGGCCCGGCACGCCGACCGCCTGGTCGGCCTGCGCGCGGGCCACGTGGTGCTGGACGGCGCCCCGGACCAGCCCGTCGACGACCTCTACCGGGAGCGGGTCGCGGCATGA
- the phnE gene encoding phosphonate ABC transporter, permease protein PhnE, which yields MTTTSPAPPRLAVPRKPKRGRVAVAGTVVTVVVIAAHVVAWGATEVSFGALVDGWRGMADFLDEAFPPDLSWTVLGPSLEAALVTLSIGLLGTTLSVPLSLVLALLAARPTAPARWAYQVARAVLSFLRAVPDVVFALVFVTAVGLGPFPGVLALVCHNVGVMGKLWAEALEDADPGPSQALRSAGAGRLQVAAHALLPTVTPQLVGLLMYRFDVNVRSSLVLGLVGAGGIGFLINQSIKLFEFDEMLTHILVVLVLVIAVDRLSAAVRRRLGSAS from the coding sequence ATGACCACCACCTCACCGGCGCCGCCCCGGTTGGCGGTGCCCCGCAAGCCGAAGCGCGGCCGCGTGGCCGTCGCCGGCACGGTCGTCACGGTGGTCGTGATCGCCGCGCACGTCGTCGCGTGGGGCGCCACCGAAGTCTCCTTCGGCGCCCTGGTCGACGGCTGGCGCGGCATGGCCGACTTCCTCGACGAGGCGTTCCCGCCCGACCTCTCGTGGACGGTGCTCGGCCCGAGCCTCGAGGCGGCACTCGTGACGCTGTCGATCGGCCTGCTCGGCACCACCTTGTCGGTACCGCTGTCGCTGGTGCTGGCCCTGCTCGCCGCACGGCCCACCGCGCCCGCGCGGTGGGCCTACCAGGTGGCGCGTGCCGTGCTGTCGTTCCTGCGCGCGGTGCCGGACGTGGTGTTCGCGCTGGTGTTCGTGACCGCGGTCGGGCTCGGCCCCTTCCCCGGTGTGCTGGCGCTGGTCTGCCACAACGTCGGTGTCATGGGCAAACTGTGGGCCGAAGCGCTCGAAGACGCCGACCCCGGCCCGTCGCAGGCACTGCGGTCGGCGGGCGCGGGCCGCCTCCAGGTGGCGGCGCACGCGCTGCTGCCGACCGTCACACCACAACTCGTCGGACTGCTGATGTACCGCTTCGACGTCAACGTGCGCTCGTCGCTGGTCCTCGGCCTCGTCGGCGCGGGCGGTATCGGGTTCCTCATCAACCAGTCCATCAAGCTGTTCGAGTTCGACGAGATGCTCACCCACATCCTCGTGGTCCTCGTCCTCGTCATCGCGGTGGACCGACTATCCGCGGCCGTGCGCCGCAGACTGGGAAGCGCCTCGTGA
- a CDS encoding phosphonatase-like hydrolase, producing the protein MITLAALDIAGTTIDEGGAVYRVLAEVVAEHGTPAGDAEIRHWMGADKRAALAALTGDPHAVEALHARFAERLRAAYAEHPPTPVPGVPEALERLREAGVRVVLTTGFDHAVTDPLLRSVGWRVGDHLDGVVCAEDVAEGRPAPHMIHHAMRLTGVTDPAQVLAAGDTVLDIKAGLAAGVGVVAGVLTGAQTAGELQAAGATHILNGVHDLPTLTGSGTMRARR; encoded by the coding sequence GTGATCACCCTGGCGGCACTGGACATCGCGGGCACCACCATCGACGAGGGCGGGGCGGTCTACCGCGTACTCGCCGAGGTGGTGGCCGAACATGGCACCCCGGCCGGCGACGCGGAGATCCGCCACTGGATGGGCGCGGACAAACGCGCCGCGCTGGCGGCGCTCACCGGCGACCCGCACGCGGTGGAGGCACTGCACGCCCGATTCGCCGAGCGTTTGCGGGCCGCTTACGCCGAGCATCCACCCACCCCGGTACCCGGCGTGCCGGAGGCGCTCGAACGCCTGCGCGAAGCGGGCGTCCGGGTCGTCCTCACCACCGGGTTCGACCACGCTGTCACCGACCCGCTGCTCAGGTCCGTCGGCTGGCGGGTCGGCGACCACCTGGACGGCGTGGTGTGCGCGGAAGACGTGGCCGAGGGCCGGCCCGCACCCCACATGATCCACCACGCGATGCGGCTCACCGGAGTCACCGACCCCGCGCAGGTCCTCGCCGCCGGCGACACCGTGCTCGACATCAAGGCCGGGCTCGCGGCCGGAGTGGGGGTCGTGGCCGGAGTACTGACCGGCGCCCAGACCGCCGGCGAACTACAGGCCGCCGGCGCCACCCACATCCTCAACGGAGTCCACGACCTCCCCACCCTCACCGGTAGCGGCACCATGCGCGCACGGCGGTAG